In the Macrobrachium rosenbergii isolate ZJJX-2024 chromosome 23, ASM4041242v1, whole genome shotgun sequence genome, one interval contains:
- the LOC136851191 gene encoding uncharacterized protein, with the protein MSSYGYYDYGYKTLSGPRYKYRAYKEVDYGYGHGGGGYGHGGGGYGHGGGGYGHGGGGYGHGGGGYGHSGGGYGHSGGGYGHGGGGYDHGGGGYGHDDGYGHDDGGYGHDHGGYGYDNEGYGHDHGGYGHDQGGYGHDDGGYGHDQKGYGHDHGGYGHDHGGGYGHDHGSSYGYHKR; encoded by the coding sequence ATGTCGTCCTACGGCTATTACGACTACGGATACAAAACTTTGAGTGGACCCAGGTATAAATACAGAGCCTACAAAGAAGTGGATTATGGCTACGGCCATGGTGGTGGCGGCTACGGCCACGGTGGCGGCGGATACGGCCACGGCGGTGGCGGATACGGCCACGGCGGTGGCGGATACGGCCACGGCGGTGGCGGATACGGCCACAGTGGCGGCGGATACGGCCACAGTGGCGGCGGATACGGCCACGGTGGAGGCGGATACGACCACGGTGGTGGCGGATACGGCCATGATGATGGATATGGCCACGACGACGGAGGATACGGCCATGATCATGGTGGGTATGGATACGACAACGAAGGATACGGTCACGACCACGGAGGGTATGGCCACGACCAAGGGGGATACGGCCATGATGATGGCGGGTATGGGCACGACCAGAAGGGCTATGGGCACGACCACGGAGGATACGGCCACGACCACGGGGGAGGCTACGGCCACGACCACGGGAGTAGCTATGGCTATCATAAGCGATAA
- the LOC136851063 gene encoding uncharacterized protein has product MASRTNLLVLCFTCLWVASLAEPDADLKVEATMDHLTHTYGLDHQKSYGYDHQKSYKDDHLKGYKHDYLKGYDPHKGYDHDKGYDHDKGYDPHKGYDHHKGYDHNKGYDHHKGYDHHKGYDHHKSHDHHEGYDHLTGHKHDHHKGGKIEHHKIYIIEHHKGHDIHNSYDHHKGHDHHKGYRHDHKGHEHDHLTGYDHDHLKEHGRDTHIGYGPSHLKDYRHDPLKGHDHLTGYNSHDHHSAYGHDHHKGYDHHKGYSDGHQKEYDDDDHPTGYDHEHDKGYIPNDHKVYKEYAQDHYKEYGLDDHKGYGNDHYKGYNYDPSGYGYDHLKSNGHESDKNYEHDYSGYSNNDYGYGYDDYKGKAEDDNKGYGYDYEGYGQGYPKGYRNIEHKGYDHDHHKGNDHSHKIYGHGHQSSYGNDHHKGYGNDHHEGYGRSHHNGYSHSPKSYSHRGYGSDLTGYGYNDYNNYSSGKPYEVRQGRTNSYGKRYGYGLGYDYANHGPGYYGQRFGYLGLGNLYGNRNLYSRRYGYGFPLGRLQRYGYAVAQPYLYGKGQGR; this is encoded by the exons ATGGCGTCCCGAACA AACCTGTTGGTGCTTTGCTTCACTTGTCTGTGGGTGGCCTCTCTAGCTGAGCCGGATGCAGACTTGAAGGTAGAAGCTACGATGGACCACTTAACGCACACTTATGGGCTCGATCATCAGAAGAGTTATGGGTATGACCATCAGAAAAGTTACAAAGATGACCACCTCAAAGGTTACAAACATGACTACCTGAAAGGTTATGACCCTCATAAAGGTTATGACCATGACAAAGGTTATGACCATGACAAAGGTTATGACCCTCATAAAGGTTATGACCATCATAAAGGTTATGACCATAACAAAGGTTATGACCATCACAAAGGTTATGACCATCACAAAGGTTATGACCATCATAAAAGCCATGACCACCACGAAGGTTACGACCACCTTACAGGACACAAGCATGATCACCATAAAGGTGGCAAAATTGAACATCATAAGATTTACATCATTGAACACCATAAAGGGCATGATATTCATAACAGTTACGACCATCACAAGGGTCATGACCACCATAAAGGATATAGGCATGATCACAAAGGACACGAACATGACCATCTTACGGGCTACGATCATGATCACCTCAAGGAGCATGGACGAGACACCCACATAGGTTATGGACCCAGTCACCTCAAAGACTACAGACATGACCCACTCAAAGGACATGATCACCTCACAGGCTACAACAGTCACGATCATCACAGTGCTTACGGACATGATCACCACAAAGGTTATGACCATCACAAAGGCTACAGTGATGGTCACCAAAAAGAATATGATGACGATGATCATCCTACAGGTTATGACCATGAACACGATAAGGGTTACATACCCAACGACCATAAAGTCTACAAAGAATATGCACAAGATCATTATAAAGAATATGGCCTTGATGACCACAAAGGCTATGGGAATGACCACTATAAAGGTTATAATTATGACCCCAGTGGGTATGGATACGATCACCTCAAAAGCAATGGACATGAATCTGACAAAAATTATGAGCACGATTATAGTGGCTACAGTAATAATGACTATGGCTACGGCTACGATGATTACAAAGGAAAGGCTGAAGATGACAACAAAGGCTACGGCTATGACTACGAAGGCTATGGACAAGGTTACCCTAAAGGTTACAGGAATATTGAACACAAAGGTTATGACCATGATCACCATAAAGGAAATGACCACAGTCACAAAATCTATGGACATGGCCACCAAAGCAGCTATGGAAATGATCACCACAAAGGCTACGGTAACGACCATCACGAAGGTTACGGCCGTAGCCATCATAATGGCTACAGCCATAGCCCAAAATCCTACAGCCACAGAGGCTACGGCTCCGACCTTACAGGTTACGGTTATAACGACTACAACAATTACAGCTCCGGCAAACCCTATGAGGTTAGACAAGGCAGAACAAACAGCTACGGCAAAAGATACGGCTACGGCCTCGGCTACGACTATGCCAACCATGGGCCAGGCTACTACGGTCAGAGATTCGGATATCTCGGACTGGGGAATTTGTACGGCAACAGGAACCTTTACAGCAGACGGTACGGATACGGCTTCCCACTTGGCCGTTTGCAAAGGTACGGGTACGCAGTGGCTCAGCCGTACTTGTACGGGAAAGGACAAGGACGCTGA